In Caldisericia bacterium, a single window of DNA contains:
- the phrB gene encoding deoxyribodipyrimidine photo-lyase, with protein sequence MNIEERIIKHKERKIFGGDYIIYWMSRDQRVDDNLCIIYGIELSKKYNKNFGVLFNVFPTFLDSTIRQYDFMLKGLIEVERKLGEFGIPFFLLFGDPVENILNFIKEKRVSILITDFSPLRISREIKVVLKEKLNISFYEIDTHNIIPPWITSPKLEFSAFTIRKKINKLLDKFLIEPSIINYKKSKILNRNNWDEIYKKIKVERSVSISKFFIPGEEVAKKVLKEFIENKLNGYKLYRNDPTKNYLSNLSPYLHFGMISPLRVALEVINSEKDKESKEAYLEELIIRRELAENFCFYNQNYDNHLGIPKWAKETLEKHLNDEKDFVYDIYQFENSKTHDPLWNACQKEMIITGKMHGYMRMYWAKKILEWSRDYKDAIKIAIYLNDKYELDGRDPNGYTGILWSIGGVHDRPFPERKIFGKIRYMSKNGLKKKFNIQNYIDQVSTLERIS encoded by the coding sequence ATGAATATTGAAGAAAGAATTATAAAACATAAAGAAAGAAAAATTTTTGGGGGAGATTACATAATTTATTGGATGAGTAGAGATCAGAGAGTTGATGATAATTTATGCATTATATATGGAATTGAACTTTCAAAAAAATATAATAAAAATTTTGGTGTACTCTTCAATGTATTTCCAACATTCCTTGATTCAACTATAAGACAGTATGATTTTATGTTAAAAGGTTTAATTGAGGTTGAAAGGAAACTTGGTGAATTTGGGATTCCTTTTTTTCTTCTATTTGGAGACCCTGTTGAAAATATTTTAAATTTTATTAAAGAAAAAAGAGTATCAATACTTATTACTGACTTTTCTCCATTGAGAATATCAAGAGAAATAAAAGTTGTTTTAAAAGAAAAATTAAATATCTCTTTTTATGAAATCGATACTCACAATATAATTCCTCCATGGATAACTTCACCCAAATTGGAGTTTAGTGCTTTCACAATAAGAAAAAAAATTAATAAACTTTTAGATAAATTTCTTATTGAACCATCTATAATTAATTATAAAAAAAGTAAAATCTTAAACAGAAACAATTGGGATGAAATTTATAAAAAGATAAAGGTTGAAAGAAGTGTTTCCATATCTAAATTTTTTATTCCAGGTGAAGAGGTTGCAAAAAAAGTTTTAAAAGAATTTATTGAAAACAAATTAAATGGATATAAATTATATAGAAATGACCCTACCAAAAATTATTTATCAAATCTTTCTCCATATCTTCATTTCGGAATGATATCTCCTTTAAGAGTTGCGCTTGAAGTTATTAATTCAGAAAAAGACAAAGAAAGTAAAGAGGCATATCTTGAAGAATTAATCATAAGAAGAGAGCTTGCTGAAAACTTTTGTTTTTACAACCAAAATTATGATAATCATTTAGGAATTCCAAAATGGGCAAAAGAAACTCTTGAAAAACATTTGAATGATGAAAAAGATTTTGTCTATGACATTTATCAATTTGAGAACTCTAAAACTCATGATCCACTTTGGAATGCATGTCAAAAAGAAATGATTATAACAGGTAAAATGCACGGTTATATGAGAATGTATTGGGCTAAAAAAATTTTAGAATGGAGTAGAGATTATAAAGATGCCATTAAAATTGCAATTTATTTAAATGACAAATATGAGTTAGATGGAAGAGATCCTAATGGTTACACTGGAATTTTGTGGTCAATAGGAGGAGTTCATGATAGGCCATTTCCTGAAAGAAAAATTTTTGGGAAAATAAGATATATGTCAAAAAATGGCCTTAAAAAAAAGTTTAATATTCAAAATTACATTGACCAAGTTTCAACTCTTGAAAGGATTTCTTAA
- a CDS encoding glycerol-3-phosphate acyltransferase: protein MERIIYFLKNPIFLFIVFFFYGSILFGYLLSKIFYKEDIRKYGDGNPGTWNAFKVGGAKIGIPTLILDYSKGLIPSIITQKLYPQNSLYLIILSIAPILGHAFSPFLKFKGGKTMASSFGLWTALTLWEGPTLMGITTLISCSIQNNSSICSVLGFISLFFLLILREYPKEFLIIYSINLLIVLIKVKKDLFVKPKFKLRNPFKS, encoded by the coding sequence ATGGAAAGGATTATCTATTTTTTAAAAAATCCAATTTTTTTATTTATTGTTTTCTTTTTTTATGGATCAATTCTTTTTGGATATTTGCTTTCAAAAATATTTTATAAAGAAGATATAAGAAAATATGGAGACGGAAATCCTGGTACTTGGAATGCATTTAAAGTTGGTGGTGCTAAAATTGGAATCCCAACTCTTATTTTAGATTACTCTAAGGGTTTAATTCCTTCAATTATTACTCAGAAATTATATCCACAAAATAGTCTTTATTTAATAATTCTTTCAATAGCTCCAATTTTAGGACATGCTTTTTCTCCTTTTTTAAAATTTAAAGGTGGTAAGACAATGGCGTCATCTTTTGGATTATGGACTGCTTTAACACTATGGGAAGGACCCACTCTTATGGGAATAACTACATTAATCTCATGTTCAATTCAAAATAATAGTTCTATATGCTCTGTTCTTGGTTTTATCTCTCTTTTCTTTCTTCTTATCTTAAGAGAATATCCTAAGGAGTTTCTTATAATTTATTCTATTAATCTTTTAATTGTTCTTATAAAGGTTAAAAAGGATCTTTTTGTAAAACCTAAATTTAAATTAAGAAATCCTTTCAAGAGTTGA
- a CDS encoding glycosyltransferase family 2 protein: MLFFLAVFINSIINLFRIKNLKSIKEITENLPYISILIPARNEEKNIERCVRSVLNQNLKNFELIVLNDNSEDNTLEILEKIQKEDIRLKIIDNKILKEGWLGKPNACQILYENSKGDILVFLDADTFHKENSISKAVSFLIKNNLDYISVFPQEIVSSTFEKIIIPFMNFALMSFYPLIPFANGQFVIYKREVLDKIGGFEKIKDEVLDDIKMANILRILKFKTRILSGKNLSFCRMYYDVKSVFMGFIKSYFAIFDYHLLLSIFVFTYLVFAFFYPYILLYLKIKYHINEIRYLNIISIYLFSYLIFLLTYYKFGYPLIYSILFQITILINSLIGYLSIIYTIAGKRIWKGRTIPKKRFKII, encoded by the coding sequence ATGTTATTTTTTTTAGCTGTTTTTATCAATTCAATTATAAATCTCTTTAGAATTAAAAATTTAAAAAGTATTAAAGAAATAACCGAAAATTTACCTTATATTTCAATATTAATTCCAGCAAGAAACGAAGAAAAAAATATTGAAAGATGTGTTAGATCTGTTTTAAATCAAAATTTAAAGAATTTTGAATTAATTGTTTTAAATGATAATTCAGAAGATAATACACTTGAAATATTAGAGAAAATTCAAAAAGAAGATATAAGATTAAAAATAATTGATAACAAAATATTGAAAGAAGGTTGGCTTGGGAAACCAAATGCATGTCAGATTTTATATGAAAATTCAAAAGGAGATATTTTAGTATTTTTGGATGCAGATACTTTTCATAAAGAGAATTCAATTTCAAAAGCGGTTTCTTTTTTAATAAAAAATAATTTAGATTACATATCAGTTTTCCCACAAGAAATAGTCTCATCAACTTTTGAAAAAATTATTATTCCATTTATGAACTTTGCGCTAATGTCTTTTTATCCACTTATTCCTTTTGCGAATGGTCAGTTTGTTATTTATAAAAGAGAAGTTTTAGATAAAATTGGTGGATTTGAAAAAATTAAAGATGAAGTTCTTGATGATATTAAAATGGCAAATATTTTAAGAATTTTAAAATTTAAAACTAGAATTTTATCAGGAAAAAATTTATCCTTTTGCAGAATGTATTATGATGTAAAATCAGTTTTTATGGGTTTTATAAAAAGTTATTTTGCAATATTCGATTACCATCTTCTTTTATCTATTTTTGTTTTTACATACCTTGTTTTTGCATTTTTTTATCCATATATATTGCTTTATTTAAAAATAAAGTATCACATAAATGAAATAAGATATTTAAACATAATTTCTATATATTTATTTTCATATTTAATTTTTCTTTTAACTTATTATAAATTTGGATATCCATTAATTTATTCAATTCTTTTTCAAATAACAATTTTAATAAATTCTCTTATTGGTTATCTATCTATAATTTATACAATAGCAGGCAAAAGAATCTGGAAGGGAAGAACAATTCCAAAGAAAAGATTTAAAATAATTTGA